One Gardnerella vaginalis genomic window, TGATGTTTTATGCGGATTGGGCTGGTCATTCTGGGTTACTGATTTAACGATTAGTTCTGACTTAACGATTAGTTCTGACTTAACGATTAGCATTGACTTAGTAATTGAGTATCTACTTGGTAATTGGTGAGGGTTAAATAGTATGAGCAGCGTTGCAGAAGATTGTTTGCTTAGGGAATTGTCGTTCCACAAGAAGTTCCCATTCAATAATGTTCTTGTGGCGGGTCTTGGTGTTTCTGGCATTGGTGCTGTAGAAGTGCTTAAATCCGTTGGTGCTACAGCGATTACTGCAGATGAGCGTAAGGAAGAGGCTCAGGTACACGATTTTTCCAAGATTGATTGGGATAATATAGATGCTGTTGTAACATCTCCTGTTTTTAATCCTCGTACACCTTTTATTCTAGAAGCGCAGAAGCGTAATATTCCAGTTATTAGTGAAGTGGAGCTTGCTTGGCTTGTTCGTGTAAACTCAGATAAAACCAATAATCCTGCACCTTGGGTTGGAATCACTGGCACGAATGGAAAAACTTCCACTACAGAGATGACTTCCGAAATGCTAACTGCTTGTGGTTTTGATGCTCCTGCAGTAGGAAATATTGGAAAATCGGTTTCTCACGCTGCTATGGAATCAGAACATGATGTTTTGTGTGTAGAATTAAGCTCCTTCCAGCTTCATTTTACTGATTCTATTAGATTGGATTGTGCAGCTATTACTAATATTGCTGCAGATCATTTAGATTGGCACGGTGGGCTTGAAGCTTACGCAAAAGACAAGTCTAAAGTTTTTAATGGGGTTAAAAAGGCTCTTGTTTATAATGCTCAGGATCCTAGAGTAAGTGAACTTGCAAGTAACGCTCAAGTAGAAGATGGTTGTAAGAAAATTGGCTTTACACTTGAACCTCCAGAATCTGGAGAAATAGGTATTGAAAATGGTTGGATTGTAGATAAGAGTGGTGTTGCTGGCGGAAAAGTTGGAGATCCAGTTAAATTAGTGGAGCTAAGGGATCTTAAGCATTTATGCGAACCAGATGGAAGCGTATATCCTCATCTTCTTGCAGATGCTTTGACTGCTTTAGCTCTTACATTAGGGTTGAATCCAGATGTTGAAAATGCTGTAAAAGCTTTGTGTAATTTTGCTCCGGGAGGTCACAGGATTCAAACTGTTGCAACTTTAAATGCTGACGATAATCTTCCTGAACACTCGATTCGTTTTGTAGATGATTCAAAGGCTACTAACGCTCACGCTGCAGCAGCATCTATTTCTAGTTTTGGTAAAAAATCTGTAATTTGGATCGCTGGGGGGCTTGCAAAAGGCGGTTGTTTTGAAGATCTAGTTAAAGATAATAGAAGTATTATAAAGGCTGCTGTTGTGATTGGTGTAGATCAAAAACCGATTATAGAGGCTCTTAATGCTAATGGAAAAGATATTCCAGTAACTATTGTTTCTCCAGATGGAACAGGTTGTGAGTCTTTTGATTATGCGGATGATTCTGTTCTTAAAAAAGTGGAAAACGATAAGACTATTAGCCCAGATTCTTCTCTAGGTCAAAAAGTTATTTCTACAGCAGTTGATGCTGCTGGATGCTATGCAAAACAAGGAGATGTTGTGTTGCTGGCTCCAGCGTGTGCATCAATGGATCAGTTTGTGTCTTATGCGGATCGCGGATCTCGTTTTGCTAAAGAATCTGAGCGATGGGTTAATAGTCATGAACGTGAATAGCAAAAAATCTAATACTAACAATGCTAATAAAAAGCCTTTGCGATTGTTTTCTTCTAGTAAAAAACAGCGTTCTACTAAATCGTCAAGAGCGTATGAAACTTTTAATGAAAACAGTCATGCTTTTAAACAATACGTTGGTATTCGTAGCATATTTAACCCATTATGGTGTTTGTATGGTTTAAGAATATCTGTTGCAATGCTTTCCGTTTTCGGCTTATTTATGGTTTTTTCAAGTTCCTCAGTGACGATGATTACTTATGGAGCAGGTCCTTGGGGTTCTGGAATAAGTCAATTAATTTATTGCATTATTGGATTTATTGGTTATTTGATTTTTTCTCGTCTTCCAGTCGATTTCTATAAAAGTAAGATTATTGTTATTTACGCAATATCTGTTTTTATGCAATTTTTGACTTTTGTGCCAGGAATTAGACATGAGGTTAATGGTAATGCTAGCTGGATTAAGATAGGTCCTTTTACAATGCAGCCTGCAGAAATAACCAAGTTAGCTATATGTATTTGGCTTCCTATGGCTCTTATATTGGCTAAAAAAGCTTATGAGCGTGTTCAAATGCGCGCATACATTCCGTCTGTAGCGGCTCTTGGAGTTTCATTGCTTCTTGTTGTTGCTGGTAAAGATCTTGGTACTGCGTTGATTATTCTTCTTATAGCCGTAGTCGCATTTTATATAGGAGGATTCCCTACAAAGTGGCTTGTTGTAGCTCTTGTATCTGCGTCTGCAGCTGTTTTATTGTTGGTTGTTACTAGTCAAAATCGTATGAGGCGTATTCTTGCGACTATCCATGGTTGTGATGCTAAGTCTATAAAAGGCGTGTGCTTCCAAGCTATTCATGCGCAATACGCTATGGCTTCTGGTGGTCTTATGGGTGTTGGCATAGGTAATTCTCGAGAAAAATGGAATTATCTACCTTATGCTCATAATGATTTTATTTTTGCGATTATCGGCGAAGAAATGGGATTCTTTGTAGCGTCTTGTGTGATTCTTCTTTATATTGTTATTGGATGGTGTTTGTTAACTTCCGCATTGCAATCTCATAGTAAGTTTGTTTCGATATCTCTTATAAGTATTGCTACATGGATTGTAGGTCAGGGTTTAATAAACATATTGGTTGTGGTTCAAGTTCTTCCTGTTATGGGTGTTCCTATGCCGTTTATTTCTGCGGGTGGTTCGTCTTTAGTTATGTGCTTGTTGAGTATTGGTGTTGCGGACTGTTTTATTAGAAGTAACCCTTATATTAAGCCTAGTGTTAATAGCAATATTAAGTCAGTTTCTAGTGAGGATGACAATAAACGTTAAAGTCTGGTTATTGTCTAATTGTTTAGTCTTAGATTAAAGTTTTAGATTAGGTTAGAAATTATTATAATTAGTGGTTTTAGATTGATTTAAATTTATTTTAGATTCACTCTAGCTTGAATGTAGGTGGTTTATATGGAAGATGTGAACTCTGATTCCTCTGTCGATAATGTCGATGAAGATTCTTTGCATGTTGTTTTAGCAGGGGGCGGAACAGCAGGTCATGTTAATCCTCTTCTTTCTGTAGCTAGCGCATTAAAAGATTTAGATGAATCTGTAAAAATTAGTGTTATTGGAACTAATGTTGGATTAGAAAAAACTCTTGTTCCACAAGCTGGTTTACCGCTTGATGTTATTGAGAAAGTTCCTTTTCCTAGAAAACCTAATTTATACATGTTTAAGTTTCCTTTTAAATGGGTTCGTGAAAAGAATAAGGTTCGTGAAATACTGAAAAAAAGACGCGCTGATGTTGTTGTTGGTTTTGGTGGTTATGCTTCTGCTCCTGTTTATTCGCAAGCTCACAGCATGAGACTGCCTATTGTTATTCATGAGCAGAATGCTCGTGCTGGAATGGCAAATAAACTTGGTGCGCGTTGGGCTAACATGATTGGTTGTGTTTATGATGGCACTGGTTTATGCTCAAAATTAGGTTCGTGTACAAAAGCGTTACGAGTCGGTTTGCCTCTTAGAAAAGCGATATCTGATTTATGCGCACAAATTACACAAGATTCTGATTTAGCCAGGGTAGAAGGTGCTAAAAAGCTTGGATTAGACCCAAGTAGACCTATTGTACTTGTTACAGGTGGGTCTTTAGGTGCTAAAAGTTTGAACGATTCTGTTTCTGTTGCTGCTGGCGATTTGCTTAAGTGCGCTCAAATAGTTCATCTTACGGGTTCTGGAAAGTCTAAAGAAGTTAAAGATAATGTTGCGCGAGTGGCTGGTCTTAATCAAATAAACGACGTTAAGCCAGAGCATGCAGGTTTAGGTGATTATCATATTTGTGAATATTTGGAGAGGATCGACTGGGCTTTTGCTTGTGCAGATTTGGTGATTTGTAGGTCTGGCGCTGGTACTGTTGCAGAAATATCTGCTATTGGTCTTCCTGCAATTTATGTTCCGCTGCCGATTGGTAATGGTGAGCAGCGTTTTAACGCACAGCCTGTTGTGGATGCAGGAGGAGCGATTATGGTTAGCGATTCTGATTTTACTGTTGATTGGATTCGTGACAATGTGTTGGAACTGATTGACAATACAAATCGTCTTGAACAAATGCGTGAAAAATCTTGGAAATATGGCATTCGTGATGCTGCGAGTGTAATGGCAAAATATATTCTTGATATTGCAAAAGAAAGCAGAAGATAATTATGGATATTAATATGAATCCTATGCGCTCAGCATTTGAAGCAGACCAGACTATATCTTCGTTAGGCTCTGTTCACTTTATTGGAATAGGCGGAGCTGGAATGAGCGTTTTGGCAGAAATGCTACACGAAGAAGGGGTAGAAGTAAGTGGATGTGATTGTCAAGAAAATGACCACACAAGACGCTTAGAAGAACTTGGGATAAATGTAAAAATAGGTCAAAGTGCAAGTCATGTAGAAAATGCCGATATTCTTGTGTATTCTAGCGCGATTAAGCCGAGTAATCCTGAAATTATTGCTGCTTATCAAAATGGTGTGAAACTTGTACACAGAAGTGACATCTTATCATTGCTTTTAAGTGCTAAAAGGGGAGTAACTGTTGCTGGAGCGCATGGCAAAACTACAACAAGCTCACTTTTAGCACATATTTTGCGAGTTTGTGGTAAAGGTGATCTAGCAGACCCGAGTTATGCGATTGGTGGATCTATTCAAGCACAAGATGGTGGTGAAATAGACGGAGGGCATGCTGGTAGCGGAATCGTTATGGTTGCGGAGGCGGATGAATCCGACGGCAGCTTTGAAAAATATAATCCGTATATTGCAATTGTTACAAATGTTGAAGCGGATCATTTGGATCATTATGGGAATGCGCAAAATTATCGCTCGGCTTTTGTTGAACATTTAAGCCATGCTCTTGGGCATATTGTGATTTGTGCAGATGATGATGGCGCTCGTGCCGTTTTAGATGCTTTAAGCGATGATTCTCTTAAAAAAACAATCGTTTACGCAAGTAATAAAGATAATGTTTCTTTGTTGAATGATCGAGTGAAAAGTTTTGTAAAATTTGCTTTTATTGAGCATGAAAGTGAAAAAACGGGTAGCGGAAGTGAATCGTTTGTTATTGAATTTAATGGCGATTTTATAGACGTTAATCTTATAATTCCAGGATTGCATAATGCTAGGAACGCATGTGCTGCTATTATTGCTGCGATGCTTTTAGGCATGAGCT contains:
- the murD gene encoding UDP-N-acetylmuramoyl-L-alanine--D-glutamate ligase; the encoded protein is MSSVAEDCLLRELSFHKKFPFNNVLVAGLGVSGIGAVEVLKSVGATAITADERKEEAQVHDFSKIDWDNIDAVVTSPVFNPRTPFILEAQKRNIPVISEVELAWLVRVNSDKTNNPAPWVGITGTNGKTSTTEMTSEMLTACGFDAPAVGNIGKSVSHAAMESEHDVLCVELSSFQLHFTDSIRLDCAAITNIAADHLDWHGGLEAYAKDKSKVFNGVKKALVYNAQDPRVSELASNAQVEDGCKKIGFTLEPPESGEIGIENGWIVDKSGVAGGKVGDPVKLVELRDLKHLCEPDGSVYPHLLADALTALALTLGLNPDVENAVKALCNFAPGGHRIQTVATLNADDNLPEHSIRFVDDSKATNAHAAAASISSFGKKSVIWIAGGLAKGGCFEDLVKDNRSIIKAAVVIGVDQKPIIEALNANGKDIPVTIVSPDGTGCESFDYADDSVLKKVENDKTISPDSSLGQKVISTAVDAAGCYAKQGDVVLLAPACASMDQFVSYADRGSRFAKESERWVNSHERE
- the murC gene encoding UDP-N-acetylmuramate--L-alanine ligase encodes the protein MDINMNPMRSAFEADQTISSLGSVHFIGIGGAGMSVLAEMLHEEGVEVSGCDCQENDHTRRLEELGINVKIGQSASHVENADILVYSSAIKPSNPEIIAAYQNGVKLVHRSDILSLLLSAKRGVTVAGAHGKTTTSSLLAHILRVCGKGDLADPSYAIGGSIQAQDGGEIDGGHAGSGIVMVAEADESDGSFEKYNPYIAIVTNVEADHLDHYGNAQNYRSAFVEHLSHALGHIVICADDDGARAVLDALSDDSLKKTIVYASNKDNVSLLNDRVKSFVKFAFIEHESEKTGSGSESFVIEFNGDFIDVNLIIPGLHNARNACAAIIAAMLLGMSSKDAADGASSFRGASRRFDIRGCVNGVTVVDDYAHHPTEIDALLRAARRRYPNASIRVLFQPHLFSRTRSFAHEFASALSLADDVIVTGIFPAREKQEDFPDIHASTIVDVARKDDITSNIEAVEDMREGALKLANRAKNGDVLFTVGAGSITAMTSVMLEALSSKSL
- a CDS encoding FtsW/RodA/SpoVE family cell cycle protein, with product MNVNSKKSNTNNANKKPLRLFSSSKKQRSTKSSRAYETFNENSHAFKQYVGIRSIFNPLWCLYGLRISVAMLSVFGLFMVFSSSSVTMITYGAGPWGSGISQLIYCIIGFIGYLIFSRLPVDFYKSKIIVIYAISVFMQFLTFVPGIRHEVNGNASWIKIGPFTMQPAEITKLAICIWLPMALILAKKAYERVQMRAYIPSVAALGVSLLLVVAGKDLGTALIILLIAVVAFYIGGFPTKWLVVALVSASAAVLLLVVTSQNRMRRILATIHGCDAKSIKGVCFQAIHAQYAMASGGLMGVGIGNSREKWNYLPYAHNDFIFAIIGEEMGFFVASCVILLYIVIGWCLLTSALQSHSKFVSISLISIATWIVGQGLINILVVVQVLPVMGVPMPFISAGGSSLVMCLLSIGVADCFIRSNPYIKPSVNSNIKSVSSEDDNKR
- a CDS encoding UDP-N-acetylglucosamine--N-acetylmuramyl-(pentapeptide) pyrophosphoryl-undecaprenol N-acetylglucosamine transferase codes for the protein MEDVNSDSSVDNVDEDSLHVVLAGGGTAGHVNPLLSVASALKDLDESVKISVIGTNVGLEKTLVPQAGLPLDVIEKVPFPRKPNLYMFKFPFKWVREKNKVREILKKRRADVVVGFGGYASAPVYSQAHSMRLPIVIHEQNARAGMANKLGARWANMIGCVYDGTGLCSKLGSCTKALRVGLPLRKAISDLCAQITQDSDLARVEGAKKLGLDPSRPIVLVTGGSLGAKSLNDSVSVAAGDLLKCAQIVHLTGSGKSKEVKDNVARVAGLNQINDVKPEHAGLGDYHICEYLERIDWAFACADLVICRSGAGTVAEISAIGLPAIYVPLPIGNGEQRFNAQPVVDAGGAIMVSDSDFTVDWIRDNVLELIDNTNRLEQMREKSWKYGIRDAASVMAKYILDIAKESRR